One segment of Nostoc flagelliforme CCNUN1 DNA contains the following:
- a CDS encoding helix-turn-helix domain-containing protein: MTNTEIASSLRLTRGQVRLWRTRWQNAAQEWEQVKSEDIEDETLFTQIISILKDEPRRGNPGKFSLEEIVQIIAVACEIPATSERPVSHWTPKELADEVVKRKIVSEISPRSVGRFLKSSNVATTSKSLLVKRKSTRSKSI; this comes from the coding sequence ATGACGAATACGGAAATTGCGTCATCATTACGATTAACACGGGGACAGGTGCGATTATGGCGAACAAGATGGCAAAATGCAGCTCAAGAATGGGAGCAAGTCAAATCAGAAGATATCGAGGATGAAACGTTGTTCACACAGATCATCTCGATACTTAAAGATGAGCCACGACGTGGGAATCCAGGAAAATTTAGTCTGGAAGAAATCGTTCAAATTATTGCAGTTGCGTGTGAAATACCAGCAACTTCGGAGCGTCCAGTCAGCCACTGGACGCCCAAAGAGCTTGCAGACGAAGTGGTCAAGCGCAAAATAGTATCAGAGATTTCGCCCCGAAGCGTAGGTCGTTTTTTAAAATCAAGCAATGTTGCAACCACATCGAAGTCGTTACTGGTTAAACGCAAATCCACCAGATCCAAAAGTATTTAA
- a CDS encoding transposase: MLQPHRSRYWLNANPPDPKVFKQEVQQVCHLYQKAEELKLESVHVVSTDEMTGIQALERAYPTQEMELGKIEYQEFEYIRHGTLSLIASWGVAEGLVLNASVKETRNEDDFANHIAQIIATNPNDGWIFVTDQLNTHKSESLVRQVATNCGIDIDLGIKGKSGILHSMESRAAFLTDTSHRIRFVYTPKHSSWLNQIECWFSILVRRLLRRGNFISTHDLKQQILNFIDYFNCTLAKPFVWKFLGYPDSA; this comes from the coding sequence ATGTTGCAACCACATCGAAGTCGTTACTGGTTAAACGCAAATCCACCAGATCCAAAAGTATTTAAACAAGAGGTTCAGCAGGTTTGTCATTTATATCAAAAAGCAGAAGAACTAAAACTTGAGAGTGTACATGTTGTCAGTACGGATGAGATGACAGGTATTCAAGCACTCGAACGAGCATATCCCACCCAGGAAATGGAACTTGGCAAAATTGAATACCAAGAATTTGAGTACATTCGGCATGGAACCCTTTCTTTAATTGCCTCTTGGGGCGTAGCTGAAGGACTTGTACTAAATGCCTCTGTTAAAGAAACACGCAACGAAGATGATTTCGCTAATCATATTGCTCAAATAATCGCTACCAATCCAAACGATGGATGGATTTTTGTTACCGATCAACTCAATACTCATAAGTCTGAGTCTTTAGTTCGACAAGTTGCAACTAACTGCGGTATAGACATTGATTTAGGTATTAAAGGTAAATCTGGTATTCTCCATTCGATGGAGTCTCGTGCAGCATTTTTAACTGATACAAGTCATCGAATTCGTTTTGTTTACACTCCAAAGCATAGTTCTTGGCTCAATCAGATTGAGTGTTGGTTTAGTATTTTGGTACGTCGTTTACTTCGACGTGGTAACTTTATTTCTACTCACGACCTCAAACAACAAATTTTGAATTTTATTGATTACTTTAATTGCACTTTGGCAAAGCCATTTGTTTGGAAGTTTTTAGGCTATCCTGATTCTGCTTAG
- a CDS encoding serine hydrolase domain-containing protein produces MIDDYIRAIMTQNQIPGLSVAVVQEGEPVLVKGYGLANVEHSVSATEHTVYEIASVGKTFTATAIMMLVEQGIISLEDAIADYLDHLPLTWQNVTIGHILSHQSGIPSYTDAPNYWEITHLNLSKSEILALVTHLPLKFQPGEFSAYDNTGYYLLGLILEKVTGQFYGDLLQERIFAPLGMNATLMNDPKNIVPHRAAGYRLPNSKLVNKPYYSPSVTYSAGGQLSSVEDMVKWEQALCGETLLKQSTLDLMWTPHFSNQGDDWEKLRYVAGLGWWVFNYGDRRVVGHNGSILGFASNITRFLDDKITVILLCNLDKISRPDAIAKKIAEYYCPVLKKLVHAGKNN; encoded by the coding sequence ATGATTGACGACTATATTCGAGCCATAATGACTCAAAATCAGATTCCTGGACTTTCTGTTGCAGTGGTGCAGGAAGGTGAACCTGTTTTAGTTAAGGGATATGGACTGGCGAATGTTGAACACTCTGTTTCAGCTACCGAACATACAGTTTATGAAATTGCGTCTGTCGGTAAAACTTTCACCGCTACAGCCATAATGATGCTGGTGGAACAAGGGATAATTTCGCTAGAAGATGCGATCGCAGATTATCTCGATCATCTACCCCTAACATGGCAAAATGTCACAATCGGGCATATTCTGTCTCATCAGTCTGGAATTCCTAGCTATACCGATGCCCCCAACTACTGGGAAATTACCCATCTTAATTTATCGAAATCTGAAATTTTGGCTCTAGTTACTCACCTACCCCTCAAGTTCCAACCGGGTGAGTTTAGCGCCTATGACAACACAGGCTACTATCTACTGGGTTTGATCCTAGAAAAGGTAACTGGACAATTTTATGGAGATTTGTTGCAAGAGCGAATTTTTGCTCCTTTGGGAATGAACGCAACCCTGATGAATGATCCCAAAAACATAGTGCCACACCGGGCTGCTGGCTATCGGTTGCCAAACAGCAAACTCGTTAATAAACCTTACTACAGTCCTTCTGTTACCTATTCTGCTGGAGGTCAACTTTCCAGTGTAGAAGATATGGTGAAGTGGGAACAGGCGCTTTGTGGTGAAACTTTACTAAAGCAATCAACCCTTGATTTGATGTGGACTCCTCATTTTTCAAATCAGGGGGATGATTGGGAAAAGTTGAGATATGTTGCAGGTTTAGGTTGGTGGGTATTCAATTATGGCGATCGCCGAGTAGTTGGTCATAATGGTTCAATTTTAGGATTCGCAAGTAACATTACCCGCTTTCTTGATGACAAAATTACCGTGATTTTACTTTGCAATCTAGATAAAATTTCCCGACCAGATGCGATCGCTAAGAAAATTGCTGAATACTACTGCCCAGTTCTTAAGAAACTAGTGCATGCAGGCAAAAATAACTGA
- a CDS encoding ABC transporter ATP-binding protein, whose protein sequence is MAQIVMQNQRGITTFQPLDVELRNVFKFFNQEPAVHGIDLDVRQGEFFSILGPSGCGKTTTLRLIAGFEIADAGKVLIQGKSMTNVPPYRRPVNTVFQSYALFNHLNVWNNIAFGLRLKKIPKSQIEARVEEALRRVKMESLRSRFPNQLSGGQQQRVALARALVNHPTVVLLDEPLGALDLKLRKEMQVELSNLHKDLGVTFVMVTHDQEEALSLSDRIAVMNQGKIEQVGTPSQIYERPCTSFVADFIGDTNLFSGEIVAVDSSNIKISTKTGLSIVISRAEDTPSELSQAVVVSVRPEKIQLSLYPPNLPTNSFEGRLINVMYLGTHVNYVVELINGISINVLQPNTFGVLADRDTPIYAWWAENDCLAISQ, encoded by the coding sequence ATGGCTCAAATTGTCATGCAGAATCAAAGGGGGATAACAACTTTTCAGCCACTTGATGTTGAACTGCGTAATGTATTCAAGTTTTTTAACCAAGAACCAGCAGTACACGGAATAGATTTGGATGTCAGACAGGGAGAATTTTTTAGTATTTTAGGCCCCTCCGGTTGTGGTAAAACAACAACACTGCGCTTAATTGCTGGGTTTGAAATCGCTGACGCTGGCAAGGTGTTGATTCAGGGTAAATCTATGACTAATGTGCCCCCTTACCGCCGACCCGTCAATACCGTATTCCAAAGTTACGCTTTGTTTAACCACCTGAATGTCTGGAATAACATCGCCTTTGGACTGCGGTTAAAAAAAATCCCCAAATCGCAAATTGAAGCTAGAGTCGAAGAAGCTTTAAGAAGAGTGAAAATGGAAAGTTTGCGATCGCGCTTTCCCAATCAACTTTCTGGTGGTCAACAGCAGCGAGTCGCCTTAGCAAGGGCCCTAGTCAATCACCCCACCGTCGTATTACTCGATGAACCTTTAGGGGCGTTAGATTTAAAACTACGTAAAGAAATGCAGGTTGAGTTATCAAATTTACACAAAGACTTGGGAGTAACCTTTGTGATGGTGACACACGACCAAGAAGAAGCATTATCTTTGAGCGATCGCATTGCCGTGATGAACCAAGGCAAAATTGAACAAGTTGGCACTCCCAGCCAAATTTACGAACGTCCTTGCACATCCTTTGTTGCTGATTTTATTGGCGATACTAATTTATTCAGTGGTGAAATCGTAGCGGTAGACTCCTCTAATATTAAAATTTCCACAAAAACGGGACTCTCAATTGTCATTAGCCGCGCTGAAGATACACCATCTGAATTATCACAAGCGGTGGTAGTAAGTGTGCGACCTGAAAAAATACAGCTTTCGCTTTATCCACCCAATTTGCCAACTAACAGCTTTGAAGGACGGCTTATCAATGTTATGTATTTGGGCACACATGTTAATTATGTTGTGGAATTAATAAATGGCATTAGCATAAATGTGTTGCAACCCAATACTTTTGGCGTTTTAGCAGACCGCGACACACCGATCTACGCTTGGTGGGCAGAAAATGATTGTTTAGCTATTAGTCAATAG
- a CDS encoding MlaE family ABC transporter permease — MRRIKKQIRIFFSLILQGKTYYRKILQHLMTAGPGSISPVLLVSGFAGMIFTIQTARELVRFGAVNAVGGAFALAFCRELAPILTASIMAGQVGSAFASEIGAMQVTEQIDALYMLKTDPIDYLVVPRVIACSLMVPLMTILALVMGIFGGVFAASYFYKILPETFLESVRNFLEPSDLFIILLKGFIFGVLVAVIGCSWGLTTKGGAKEVGESATKAVVTSWVSIFVMDFFLSLLLFEQPAF, encoded by the coding sequence CTGAGAAGAATTAAAAAACAGATCAGGATATTTTTTAGTTTGATACTGCAAGGAAAAACTTACTATCGCAAGATTCTGCAACATCTGATGACTGCTGGGCCAGGTTCTATCTCTCCAGTTCTCCTTGTCAGTGGTTTTGCAGGGATGATTTTTACTATTCAAACGGCGAGGGAATTAGTCCGATTTGGAGCTGTAAATGCTGTGGGAGGTGCTTTTGCCTTAGCTTTTTGTAGAGAATTGGCTCCAATTTTGACCGCTAGTATTATGGCGGGACAAGTAGGCTCTGCTTTTGCATCAGAAATAGGTGCAATGCAAGTCACAGAGCAAATTGATGCACTTTATATGCTTAAAACTGATCCAATTGATTATCTAGTAGTTCCTAGAGTAATTGCTTGTAGTTTAATGGTGCCTTTAATGACGATTTTGGCTTTAGTTATGGGCATCTTCGGCGGAGTTTTTGCCGCATCATATTTTTACAAAATTCTTCCCGAAACATTTTTAGAATCAGTCAGAAATTTTTTAGAACCATCAGATTTGTTTATTATTTTGCTAAAAGGGTTTATTTTTGGTGTGCTGGTTGCTGTAATTGGCTGTAGTTGGGGATTAACTACTAAGGGGGGAGCAAAGGAAGTAGGAGAATCGGCAACAAAAGCAGTGGTTACTAGTTGGGTATCAATTTTTGTCATGGATTTTTTCCTCTCTCTACTGCTTTTTGAACAGCCTGCATTTTGA